In one window of Acetonema longum DSM 6540 DNA:
- a CDS encoding pyridoxal phosphate-dependent aminotransferase, giving the protein MTTTVHKYASAKASRFTESVIREMSRVAAQHGAINLAQGFPDFPAPDSIKMAAVKAIAEDHNQYAITWGTKGLRDALTWKMNKDYGIVLDPETQITVCCGATEGMIATLLATVNPGDEVIIFEPFYENYGADVILCGASPKYIKLQAPDYHFDREELAELFNDKTKAIIVNTPNNPTGKVFSREELAFIADLCIKHDVLAITDEIYEHIIYDGVEHVPMWNIPGMAERTIIVNGISKTYSVTGWRIGYVMAPPEITQSIRKVHDFLTVGAAAPLQVAAGEALRSGPEYYHELAEFYRVRRDFLYEKLKQVGFKTFKPGGAYYIMVDIRSFGWDDDVAFAYYLAKDIGVAVVPGSSFYRQESLESSYFVRFCFCKHLSTLEAAAQRLDKLRTQVRK; this is encoded by the coding sequence ATGACCACTACTGTTCACAAATATGCCTCCGCCAAAGCCAGCCGGTTTACCGAATCAGTCATTCGGGAGATGTCCCGGGTGGCGGCCCAGCATGGCGCGATTAATCTGGCCCAGGGCTTTCCGGATTTTCCGGCGCCCGATTCCATCAAGATGGCTGCCGTCAAGGCGATTGCCGAAGATCACAATCAATATGCCATTACCTGGGGGACCAAGGGACTGCGGGACGCTCTGACCTGGAAAATGAACAAGGATTATGGCATCGTCCTTGACCCGGAAACCCAGATTACGGTGTGCTGCGGCGCTACTGAGGGCATGATTGCTACCCTGCTAGCCACTGTGAATCCGGGGGATGAGGTCATCATCTTTGAACCTTTTTATGAAAATTACGGCGCCGACGTGATTCTCTGCGGCGCATCGCCTAAATATATCAAGCTGCAGGCGCCGGATTATCATTTTGACCGTGAGGAACTGGCGGAATTGTTCAATGACAAGACCAAGGCCATTATCGTCAATACCCCCAACAATCCCACCGGCAAGGTCTTTTCCCGGGAAGAACTGGCCTTTATCGCCGATCTTTGCATTAAGCACGATGTGCTGGCTATTACCGATGAAATTTATGAACATATTATTTATGACGGGGTAGAGCATGTTCCCATGTGGAATATTCCCGGCATGGCCGAACGGACCATTATTGTCAACGGGATTTCCAAGACATACAGCGTTACCGGCTGGCGCATCGGCTATGTGATGGCTCCGCCGGAGATCACTCAGTCCATCCGCAAGGTTCACGATTTTCTTACCGTGGGAGCGGCGGCGCCGTTACAAGTGGCTGCCGGTGAGGCTCTGCGCTCAGGGCCGGAATACTATCATGAACTGGCGGAGTTTTATCGGGTGCGCCGGGACTTTCTCTATGAAAAGCTTAAGCAGGTAGGGTTTAAGACCTTTAAACCAGGCGGAGCTTATTACATCATGGTGGATATCCGGTCCTTCGGCTGGGATGACGATGTGGCTTTCGCCTATTACTTAGCCAAGGATATCGGTGTGGCGGTAGTGCCCGGTTCCAGCTTTTATCGTCAAGAAAGCCTGGAAAGCAGCTATTTTGTCCGGTTCTGCTTCTGCAAGCACTTGAGTACCCTGGAGGCGGCCGCGCAGCGATTGGATAAATTACGAACCCAAGTCCGGAAATAG
- a CDS encoding FAD-dependent oxidoreductase, whose product MMQKILVIGGVAAGLKSAAKARRCDPQASITVLERGEIVSFGACGMPYYVGGDVPDIGALMKTPAGNMRNADYFKNVKDITVRTQTEAVAIDRRAKTVTVKTLTSGETEILPYDKLVIATGASPVKPALPGIELENIYTLWHPNDAKAIRQGLERGRFANAVIIGAGLIGMEMAEALTLWELPVTVVEMKEQVFPAFLDPEIAGIVAKYAAETGITLLTGERVQGFSGETGVTAVETDQRSIPADLVIMAVGARPNTELAKAAGLTIGITGAIAVDEEMRTSDPDIYAGGDCVENVNIISGKKVFAPMGSTANKHGRVIGENLCGSHMKFKGVLNTVVAQIHDLTVGKTGLSEREAKELGYEYVTAMVAGHDKPHYMPGAKLITVKLIVETKTGKVLGLQAVGEGEIAKRVDVAAAVLTLGGTVHDLFDIDLSYAPPYSSPIDNVAVAANAVMNKVAGKLKGISSLTAKKKMQNSPDKTIFLDVRTPEECKQICLADCPNVKYIPLGELRSHLEELNKEDEIIAFCKISLRGYEAEGILEGAGFKDVKVMEGGILAWPFPCEKGK is encoded by the coding sequence ATGATGCAAAAAATTCTGGTAATCGGCGGCGTGGCAGCCGGTTTGAAATCCGCCGCCAAGGCGCGGCGGTGTGACCCTCAGGCAAGCATTACCGTATTGGAAAGAGGCGAGATCGTCTCTTTCGGCGCCTGTGGCATGCCTTATTATGTAGGAGGCGATGTACCGGATATTGGAGCCCTGATGAAGACGCCGGCGGGCAATATGCGCAATGCAGACTACTTCAAAAATGTGAAGGATATTACGGTGCGGACTCAAACCGAAGCTGTTGCCATTGACCGGCGAGCTAAAACCGTAACCGTGAAAACTCTGACCAGCGGCGAAACGGAAATCCTGCCTTATGATAAACTGGTTATCGCCACAGGCGCTTCCCCTGTTAAACCGGCTTTGCCGGGAATCGAACTGGAGAATATCTATACGTTATGGCATCCCAACGATGCAAAAGCCATCCGTCAGGGACTGGAGAGGGGACGGTTTGCCAATGCCGTCATCATCGGCGCCGGCCTGATCGGCATGGAAATGGCCGAGGCATTAACCTTATGGGAACTACCGGTAACGGTAGTGGAAATGAAGGAGCAGGTTTTCCCGGCCTTCTTGGATCCCGAAATAGCGGGGATCGTCGCCAAGTATGCGGCGGAAACGGGCATCACGCTGTTGACCGGGGAAAGAGTTCAGGGATTTAGCGGCGAGACCGGGGTCACTGCCGTGGAGACGGATCAGCGCAGCATTCCCGCTGATTTGGTGATAATGGCCGTGGGAGCGCGGCCTAACACAGAGCTGGCCAAAGCGGCCGGTCTGACCATCGGCATCACCGGAGCGATTGCCGTAGATGAAGAAATGCGCACCAGCGACCCGGATATTTACGCCGGCGGCGACTGTGTCGAAAATGTCAACATCATTTCCGGGAAAAAGGTGTTCGCGCCGATGGGGTCCACCGCGAATAAACACGGCCGGGTCATTGGCGAAAATCTCTGCGGTTCCCATATGAAATTCAAAGGAGTGCTCAATACGGTAGTCGCCCAAATTCATGATCTGACGGTGGGCAAGACCGGACTCAGCGAACGGGAAGCCAAAGAACTGGGATATGAATATGTGACCGCCATGGTTGCCGGTCATGATAAGCCCCACTATATGCCCGGCGCCAAATTGATTACCGTCAAACTGATTGTTGAGACTAAAACCGGTAAAGTCCTTGGCTTACAGGCTGTAGGAGAAGGGGAAATTGCCAAGCGGGTGGATGTGGCGGCAGCGGTACTGACGTTAGGCGGAACCGTTCACGATTTGTTTGATATTGATCTGTCCTATGCTCCGCCCTATAGTTCGCCCATTGACAATGTGGCGGTGGCAGCCAATGCGGTAATGAATAAAGTGGCTGGCAAACTAAAAGGCATTTCCTCCCTGACAGCTAAGAAAAAAATGCAAAACAGTCCGGATAAGACGATCTTTCTCGACGTGCGCACGCCGGAGGAATGCAAGCAAATCTGTCTGGCTGACTGCCCTAACGTCAAATATATACCTTTGGGGGAACTGCGCAGCCACCTGGAGGAACTAAACAAAGAGGATGAAATTATTGCTTTCTGCAAGATCAGTCTGCGGGGTTATGAAGCGGAAGGGATTTTAGAAGGGGCAGGCTTTA
- a CDS encoding threonine synthase: MHVSHLECPQCGAHYSHRQLAQTCPDCALPLLVRYDLAKIKKILSKADLAERSYNLWRYRELLPVENYDRIVTLGEVMTPLIPLQKLSAAAGIKKVYLKDEGMNPGGTFKSRGAAMGVTRAKELGVTELAMPTNGNAGAAWAIYCAKAGIQAHIVMPVSAPLITRNECAVAGASLSLVNGLISDAGKIVGRAVKRYGWMDASTLKEPYRIEGKKTMGLEIAEQLNWKLPDVIIYPTGGGVGIIGIYKALTELRQLGWIGEKLPRLVAVQASGCAPIVAAWQQQAKASQFWPDSSTVAFGINVPKALGDFLVLEAIYQTGGCAVAVTDQEILDSQSQLARTEGLFICPEGAATLAAALRLAAAGWIRPQDSVVLLNTGSGIKYPDTVRVELSVLQPDADI, encoded by the coding sequence ATGCATGTGAGCCATTTGGAGTGCCCTCAGTGCGGCGCTCACTACTCTCACCGGCAATTGGCGCAGACCTGCCCGGACTGCGCCTTGCCGCTGTTAGTCAGGTATGATCTGGCTAAGATCAAGAAAATCCTGAGCAAAGCAGACCTGGCCGAACGTTCCTATAATCTGTGGCGCTACCGGGAACTGCTGCCGGTGGAGAATTACGACCGGATCGTGACTTTGGGGGAAGTTATGACCCCGTTGATTCCGCTGCAGAAACTGTCCGCGGCAGCCGGGATCAAAAAGGTTTACCTGAAAGACGAGGGAATGAATCCGGGCGGTACTTTTAAATCCAGAGGAGCGGCTATGGGCGTTACCAGGGCCAAAGAGCTGGGGGTAACAGAGCTGGCCATGCCTACCAATGGCAATGCCGGAGCGGCCTGGGCCATTTACTGCGCCAAAGCCGGCATCCAGGCCCATATTGTCATGCCTGTGTCGGCGCCGCTGATTACCCGCAACGAGTGTGCCGTGGCTGGCGCCAGCTTGTCCCTGGTGAACGGCCTGATCAGCGACGCCGGCAAGATTGTCGGCCGGGCGGTGAAGCGTTATGGCTGGATGGACGCTTCCACCTTGAAAGAACCCTATCGCATTGAAGGCAAAAAAACCATGGGCCTGGAAATTGCCGAGCAATTAAACTGGAAGCTACCTGACGTGATTATTTATCCTACCGGCGGCGGGGTGGGCATTATCGGCATTTATAAAGCCCTGACCGAATTGAGGCAATTAGGTTGGATCGGCGAGAAACTGCCACGGCTGGTGGCGGTGCAGGCCAGCGGGTGTGCTCCAATTGTGGCAGCCTGGCAGCAGCAGGCTAAGGCTTCTCAGTTTTGGCCAGACTCGTCCACTGTGGCCTTTGGCATTAACGTCCCCAAAGCATTGGGTGATTTTCTCGTCCTGGAGGCCATTTATCAGACCGGCGGCTGCGCCGTGGCGGTCACGGACCAGGAGATTCTCGACAGCCAGTCTCAGTTGGCCAGGACAGAAGGGCTGTTTATCTGCCCGGAAGGGGCGGCTACTCTGGCTGCTGCCCTTCGTCTGGCAGCGGCAGGCTGGATTCGGCCGCAAGACAGTGTGGTTTTATTAAATACCGGCAGCGGCATTAAATATCCGGATACCGTCCGGGTGGAACTTTCGGTGTTGCAGCCTGATGCGGACATTTAG